The genome window AACGCTGGAGATAAAGAAGTCGTTGTAATTGCGTCCATTCATATCCATTGCGCCGTTGTACCGGCTGATTACGAGCGCGCAGACGCTGGCTAAAATTAGTAACCAGGAACGAGGTGCGGACAGCACTTCAAACCTGCGTAACGCAATGCCCGCGAATATGAATAACTGTGCGACAAATGCGATATCGATACTAAACGGAAGATAAAGACGAGGTCCAACGGCGAGACCAATCACAACAGTAATGCACACTAACGATGCGCCCGCAATAATACTTCGGCGAGCAACCATCATTATGTAGAAACCAATTAAGTTCGCAGAAAACAATGCCAAAATAAACCACAGCGGACCTATTGGCAGAATGCTAGGCGATTCAGGCAACGCCATGCCGCTACCATAAATACCGCCCCAGGCCAGGATTGATGCAATCGTAGTAGGCGAATTACCATCGCCCGAATACCACTTGTAAAAAAATAGCCAGTACAGATAAAAAATAAACAGCGTTATGACATAGGGCAGAACAAGGGTTAGGACCTTCTTTCTAATGAAAGGCCAGGGTTCTCCAACGAAGTTAGACGTGAAGCCTG of Pseudomonas azotoformans contains these proteins:
- a CDS encoding acyltransferase family protein translates to MAQLPTNRIRWIDTARGIGIIAVVVGHSVLPGGSAALWIFTFHMPLFFLLSGFTSNFVGEPWPFIRKKVLTLVLPYVITLFIFYLYWLFFYKWYSGDGNSPTTIASILAWGGIYGSGMALPESPSILPIGPLWFILALFSANLIGFYIMMVARRSIIAGASLVCITVVIGLAVGPRLYLPFSIDIAFVAQLFIFAGIALRRFEVLSAPRSWLLILASVCALVISRYNGAMDMNGRNYNDFFISSVGAMGGSILVLYAAISLERIPRLERILSYLGRASLVILCFHTADTSFFHFPQLVPSIYQWLDAHPLWLSVWRLSYSMLVFEAFRRIPFMRYAYSLPRAARVS